In Apteryx mantelli isolate bAptMan1 chromosome 16, bAptMan1.hap1, whole genome shotgun sequence, a single genomic region encodes these proteins:
- the GPR146 gene encoding probable G-protein coupled receptor 146 — MWSCETLNSTENSEDQHLCHDFHLVLSIFSLLYLIICFPIGLCYNGLLVLVNLCNKATMTMPDVYFVNIAIAGLIINALAPLYLLGLANTKWAIWNSNNEVYITLLILFNVSSLVTMYSTTLLSLDYYIERALPRTYMSSVYNTKHVCGFIWGGAMLTSFSSLLFYVCNHVSTKIIECSKMQNKEAADAIMVFIGYVVPAIAVLYALVLILRIRKEATPLDQDTGRLDPSVHRLLIATVCTQFTLWTPYYVTLLVSTFTNAQGRLADENYSRILHFTKILSKFFAFSSSFVMPLLYRYINKNFPNKLRRLLKKMHCGNQGCSHERTVVQQVMT, encoded by the coding sequence ATGTGGAGCTGTGAAACATTAAATAGTACCGAGAACAGTGAGGACCAGCATCTCTGCCATGACTTCCATCTTGTGCTTTCCATCTTTTCCCTTCTCTACCTCATTATATGTTTTCCAATTGGCCTTTGTTACAATGGCTTGCTGGTCCTAGTTAACCTCTGTAACAAAGCAACTATGACTATGCCAGATGTTTACTTTGTCAATATTGCCATTGCTGGTCTCATCATCAACGCTCTGGCACCATTGTACCTTCTAGGTCTTGCCAATACAAAATGGGCCATCTGGAATTCCAACAATGAAGTTTATATTACCTTACTTATTTTATTCAACGTTTCATCTTTAGTTACCATGTACTCTACTACATTGCTCAGTCTGGACTACTACATTGAACGTGCTCTACCTAGAACTTATATGTCAAGTGTGTACAACACGAAACATGTTTGTGGATTCATATGGGGAGGAGCTATGCTTACGAGCTTCTCATCTCTTCTATTCTACGTCTGCAATCACGTATCCACTAAAATAATCGAATGTTCCAAGATGCAGAACAAAGAGGCAGCAGATGCCATTATGGTCTTTATCGGGTATGTTGTACCAGCTATTGCTGTACTGTATGCACTTGTATTAATTTTGCGAATACGCAAAGAGGCTACACCACTGGATCAAGACACTGGACGATTAGATCCATCGGTGCACAGGCTTTTGATTGCCACAGTCTGTACACAGTTCACGTTATGGACACCCTATTATGTAACTCTTTTGGTAAGCACATTTACTAATGCACAAGGAAGACTAGCGGATGAGAATTACAGTCGAATATTACATTTTACCAAGATTTTATCAAAATTTTTTGCTTTCTCAAGCAGCTTTGTAATGCCTCTGCTCTACAGATACATTAACAAAAACTTTCCCAACAAATTACGACGCctgcttaaaaaaatgcattgtggGAATCAAGGGTGTTCTCATGAACGCACAGTAGTACAGCAAGTTATGACGTAG